One genomic segment of Lampris incognitus isolate fLamInc1 chromosome 2, fLamInc1.hap2, whole genome shotgun sequence includes these proteins:
- the LOC130107490 gene encoding src-like-adapter 2 produces the protein MGSCPIKCKPDRATSENTSEPGKTGSQRNMLVSLCDYSSFNFEQLTMHVAERLTIVSDDGDFVMVKSTTTGRQSYIPTSYIAKVTNKWLFTGISRCKAEELLMLPNNQTGAFMIRESESNRDSYSLSVLWRGNSSSRNSVKHYRICRLENGWFYISPCVTFPSLHQLVEHHSESADGLCCLLTAPCFIQGSDSPAELARPMPRPMPRAIRRPTLNWKDVSRSMLFTGNRAESEHSLVSEGLREAISSYLYMTESTGQDSDLNWDT, from the exons ATGGGGAGCTGCCCTATCAAATGCAAACCTGACCGGGCAACCTCAGAGAATACCTCTGAACCTGGAAAAACAG GCAGCCAGAGAAACATGCTGGTATCCCTGTGTGACTACTCATCCTTTAACTTTGAGCAACTCACCATGCATGTTGCAGAGAGGCTCACCATTGTATCTGA CGATGGCGATTTTGTGATGGTGAAGTCTACAACGACAGGCCGACAGAGCTATATTCCGACCAGCTATATTGCAAAGGTGACAAACAA GTGGCTGTTCACGGGCATCAGCAGGTGCAAAGCTGAGGAGCTGCTGATGCTGCCTAATAACCAGACAGGAGCCTTCATGATTAGAGAGTCGGAGTCAAACAGAG ATAGCTATTCACTGTCTGTCCTGTGGAGAGGCAACTCCTCATCCCGAAACTCCGTGAAGCACTATCGGATCTGTCGCCTGGAAAACGGCTGGTTCTACATATCCCCGTGTGTCACCTTCCCCTCTCTGCATCAGCTGGTGGAGCACCATTCCG AATCTGCAGATGGGTTGTGCTGTCTGCTGACAGCGCCTTGTTTCATCCAGGGTTCTGACAGCCCTGCAGAGCTAGCCAGGCCTATGCCCAGGCCTATGCCCCGGGCTATCAGGAGGCCGACCCTCAACTGGAAGGACGTTAGCAG GTCAATGCTATTTACGGGGAACAGAGCAGAGTCAGAACACTCTCTGGTGAGCGAGGGGCTGAGGGAGGCCATAAGTTCATACCTCTACATGACAGAATCCACTGGACAGGACAGTGATCTAAACTGGGACACTTGA